The Cryptomeria japonica chromosome 2, Sugi_1.0, whole genome shotgun sequence region TCAAAGTGTTAATCATCCTGTCTTCCGTGCATTGCTGGACAAGGCTGAAGAGCAGTTTGGATTTGGGCATCAAGGACCTCTTCTTATTCCCTGCGATCCACTTGTCTTTCACAATCTTCTTTGTCTGCTCAGAAACAATTCCAAGGCAGATATTGAACAATTGATCATGGAGTTGCAAAAGTAGAACACAAAGAAggacaatttaatttaattataattaaattatgGAGTGTGAAAATCTCATATACGGAATTTAAGTTTAATGTTAGTTCAAGTGTATTGTATTGTTTTTTATAGATTTGAACATGGAGTCTTATCTATTTTGTGATACTTTTATGTGTTCTGTCATACTTTTGTTTCAATGATATTATATGGGGAGGGGGTTCCACATAAATAGTTTGTATATTGAGTACAATTTTGTTGAAAATGTTTATGCTGGATTTTTATAGAGAAATTTCAATGATCAAAATAAGTAAACTACTTTCTTAGTTAAGTCATTACAGTTTTACATGTAGGAATGCTTCAATAACTAGTGTCATCATTATAGAGCTAACAAAACATTAACCATCATTTTAGAATTATTAATATATGTTcataaatttcaaatatttatataaaaaatttcaATCTAGATAGTTAAAACACCACTGATTCTGTACATTGCAGTTAACATATTATTTTTTACATGTAAGAAATTCTTCACATAAATAATTTGacaatttatatattattataattctaAAAGAATATAAACATTATTGTAATTTATATAAAAGAACTTCAATCAAAATAATTACAACATCACCTCATATTAGAGTATATCTTTTTGACCTATAAGAACGGCAACACTAAAAGATTAAAAACAATAAGAATGGAGTCCTGTGTTAGAAAATTTCAATGTATGATATGTCACGTCAATACCACACAGACATATTGACTTGAAGAAATTTTAGTTATCTGTTGAAAGTTGAAAGTTGCTGAAAAACGTGGATTATATGGACACAAGGAATAAGATTAAGTATTGGCTTGTAATGGGTGTCTTTGAGAATAATTTCCCACGATGAAAAGGAAGAGTAAACTTATCGACACGACCTGAAAAACATGTATTCCTCCTGCACTGCGTGTTTGAAAACCTTGTGATTTGTAGCATTTAAAGTAATGTTTTGGTTTTGGAATTAAATGAATGTCATGTAATGATAAGTACTTGTCTGATTAGATGATAGAGAATGATAGATTAGTTATGGTATATTAATTTGAAGACAAGATAAATAACAGTTTTGAGAAGTTGtatgtattattttttttattgatttttaatatacataaatataattatattgatCAATTGATTTAGAGTTTGACTCTTATAATATAGTTATAGTAATTAATTAAAGAGGTGTAATTATTTTGTCATATAATGAAAGTATATTTGATATTAATCATAAAATAATTTTTACTTGACTAAAAAGTATTATGAATATTTGATATAGTATTTAAAgcattataaaatatataataatgataaaaatttaaataatttgttGGTTTTGTAAAATTATAAGTATTTATCACAAAGTGAAAGTAGAATTGATATTAACCATAGATTAATTTAACTTggctaaaaatattataaatatctaATATAGTATTTAAACCATCAgatcaatattaaattataatatgtAATAATGATAAAATTTTGAATATTGTGTTGGTTTTGTAAAATTAAAAGTATATAGTtatcaatattataaataaaattaaaaataaatcaaatctagGGAGCAGGCACATCAGCAAAGATGAATATCCTTGAGACAATACAAATATCTCGTCTCGATTTGTTGCCTCCCTAATAGATCTCAAGCTCAAAAAATAGAGAGTTCGGAACCTTACCAGACAACTCTTTCAAGGAGACATCTTGCTTGAATTGAAAGAAATTATAAACAAAGCTAGATATGACTCTGGTGCTCCGCGTTCGAGTGAGAGAATTCTATTCAATGTCCCAGGAGAGCTGATTAAATATTATCCTTTTCTGTTAGACCTGAAGGGAAAGGACCTTCAAAAACACAAATCCTTTGTTGACATGGCCCTAAGGTTCCTGAAATGGAGGTTTCTAGGTGACAATCCAGATGAAATGGACAGAGAAGAATAATTCCTGAATTTTGCTAGGCTCAATGGTATTCTTCCATCCAAAATAGATGTGGAAGATTCCCATGCGGAGCAAAGGATGCAAGATTGTAGACAAGGTACTGGTCATGCCACTAGAAGAGGAAGGGGTCATGGACGGGGACGTGCTAGAAGCCAATCCACTTCTCCATTGTCTCCTCTCATTCCTCGAGGAGAGGATTAATCAGATAGATTCTAGCTAGTCTTTTTGTTTTTGGAAGCTCGTTACAGATCACATATCTATGTCTTTTCACTTCTTTATCTTTGTTTTACTCTAAGTCCTATAAATGAAACTCTAATGATGACTGTAAATTATAAATTTTGTTTAAAGCTTTTACAGTTTTTATCTGAGAAGGATAAATGTTTTGTAATTAGCAACAAAGTATTCTCTGAGTGTAGATAAACTCAGGGCTATGATATCCTGGCTTTGCCTCTGAtcgaccaaaaataaataaaaatcaaacaaaGAAATGAACTTTATACaagtatgtatatatttgtatttgtATGGACAAACATTGAGAaggtatttaaatttaaaaatttatattttaaatatttaaataattatgaaaaaatGTGGAATTAATGTtccttatataatattttttatgcgAGCAGAGCAACCTAGCaaagatttgaaccttggtggtgaTATCACCAAGAAAGTGTTTTAACCGCTATACTACATGGGCCACCCCAAATATGACATAATTTTAATTATagtttaatatataataatattaagacaaacaaaaataaatctattacaTATTTATCAAGATAAAACACCTAGTAATAACATAATTTATGACTTGATCTTGATGGACTTatctttataattataattaattataaatttatattataatatttaataaatttatatgataATTGTTATTACTAAAATTCTTAAATTAAAAGTTGAAGTAGATAAActattcaaataaaaaaaatattaatttttatcttTGTCATATAATTAAAATCTTAGGACTTATATGACCAAAGAGATgattgttatatttttataataattttatatcATTTATGAAAGTAAAATATATAAAAAAGGAAACTTCTATGAAAGGTTAGTAATGAAACAATAAATGTTTAATAAAATTGAACCTAAAAAATTGCCTAAATAATTGCATTAAGATAGTGGATCCATGAAATCCAACAATAAGATTGTAAATATTTTTAGCTAATTAGATTcaataaatattattttctataatttagaaacttaaaaatcatacATCTTAACTTCTAAAaattaaaagagaaaaattcaCAATTCTTATTGCTGGAGGAACAATtgaataataaaaatttaaaaactgattgcaatagtactagcctaatatCAAGTACTAATAAGTCATAAGTTTTAAATTTTTGATTGTCACACATACACAACTAGCATGCAAGATTTTACTTTCAGTAattcaaaaatatttataaatctatcaaataaattgcatattatCAACTATCAAACATTTAAAATTCATTCAAAATAAATGGGTTAATATGGCTTCTTAAGAAATTTCACTAGTGAATAAAATTTGATGTATAAAACCTTATTTTGTCTTACCTTTTTAAAAGGGAGTTTGAATTAAAAATTGGTCATGTTAATTATTAACTTGTGAACAAATTTATGTCAATTAATGTCAAAATGATTATCACAAGGTTGTCTTAATGTACCAATAATTTTGTTTAGGAGCTTAATTTGTCTGTCTTTTTGTACTATTAATTTGTCAATAAATAGATTTTTCACTTCAAATTGAATCagttaaaataatttattataga contains the following coding sequences:
- the LOC131056146 gene encoding auxin-induced protein X15-like yields the protein MEVRKASRILQRLGSTGRKVQSKSGRVPSDVPKGHLAVYAGITEQTKRFVIPAQSVNHPVFRALLDKAEEQFGFGHQGPLLIPCDPLVFHNLLCLLRNNSKADIEQLIMELQK